In the Armatimonadota bacterium genome, GCCGCCGCCTTCGCCCCACGGGTGCCTGATGATCGACACCCGTTTGAGCCGTACATCAGCCGTCTGAACGAACGTCAAGCTCACCGTTGCGCTTGCGACGCCCAAGCGCCCGGAGACGTTCAACTCTGGAAATCGCAGCAGGATGACGCGTCCATTCCCCGCCAGCAGCGTCGGATCTCGACCGAAGTTGCCGTCCGGCCGCTGCCGGTCGATGAACGTATCCACGGCGAACGTGTGGTCAACTCCGCTCTGCGCGATCAACGCCACCGCGACTAGCGCGAAAGTCATTCTGCCAGTTTAGCCGCTCTGCAACGTCGCAACGTAGTGCAGTCGGTCGCTCCTTTCTCTAGCTGGGTTCAACGTGTAACTGTCGAACACACTCACGTCGAAAAACCCGGCTTCTCTCAAGTACGCGCGCAACTCGTCGTCGGAGTACGCGCGTTGAACATGATCCACGCTGATGGCGTCCTCGCCATCCCAGAACTTCATGTGGATTTGGATCAAGCGAGATTCCGGATCGTACGCCCCCTTCCAACTGTACTTCGGCTCCGTCTGCTTTCTGAGATCCTCTTGATCGAACATGCGCTTCTCAAACGCGTAAGCGGTGTTGACGTCGAAGATGAAGGAACCGCCCGGCTCAAGGTGTTCGGCAACCCGCTTGATCGCGCGCCGCAGCTGCTCGTGTTCGGTGATGTAGTTCAGGCTGTCGAAGAACGAGTACGCCGCGTCGAACTTCCTTCCCAGGTCTAGACTCGCCGCATCAGCCACAACGTAATCAACGTTGAACCCTGAAGCAGCGATCTTCCGTTTGGCTTCGCGGATCATCGGCTCGCTCACGTCGAACCCGGTGACCGCAAATCCGTCTGCGGCCAGCTTCTCCGCCAACGTTCCTGTGCCGCAGCAAACGTCAAGGAACGACTGTGGCTGCAGCTCGTGCTTCGCCAGCAGCAGTCGGTAGTAACTCAGCCACGAGATGTACGGCACGTTCGACATCAGGCGATCGTAGAGCGGTGCGAGCGCGTCGAAGCTAGAGTTCATTCGCCAGTCTCCTGAATCTTAGCTTTGGCCCCACGCAAAATCAATCGACCTCAAGAACCGCGACGGCCACGGCGTGGCTGCGCTCGTGGGAGATCGAGACGTGGAATCTGCCGCCAGACACGATCGCTTCCAGTCCAGCGAAGTGCACGATCGGTTCGCCGCGCTCGCCTGTCAGCACCTCGACTTCGTGCCACCTGATGCGTTTCGGAAGGCACTTGGCCACGGCCTCCTTGCAAGCCCACCGACCGGCGACGGCTTTCGGGGAGTTCAGGAACTTCCGCTCCCGCTCGGTGAAAATGCGCTCGACGAAGCGTGGCTTGCGCATCGCTCGCTCAATGCGACCGATTTCGACTATATCGACGCCGACGGCCCTGATCATGAGTCTTGATTCGACTCCTGCAGCAGCACGGCCAGATCGACGATTCGCACCTGCCCGTCTGTCTGCTGTTGAACCTCTGGCTCCAGCATGATGCGGCAGAACGGACACGCGACTGCGATCTGCTCAGCGCCGGTCTGCAGAAGCTCCCGAACCCGCTTGGAGCTTGGGCGTTTTTCCTGGCCCTCGTCCATCCACATGCGGCCTCCGCCCGCTCCGCAGCACCTAGTCTTGACGCCGAAGTGCTCTGGCTCGACCAGCGACCTTGGACCGTCAGACTGCTTCTCCAGAGCGTGCACGATCGCCGACTTGTCCGTGTTGAAGTGAGTCTCGTCGCCGAAGATCGCTCGCGGCGCGTCTACTTGGCCGTTGACCCGCGCCAAGTAGCACGGATCGTGCAGCGTCGTCTGACCGTCCGGTGAGTTCACAGGCGAAAGATCGCCGCGCTCGACCAACTCCGCGAGAATCTCAGAGTGATGGAACACTTCTACTCGCGCCATGAAATCCGGGTACTCGTTGCGCAGCGTGTTCAAGCAGTGTGGGCATGCCGTGACGATCTTCGTCACGGCGTACTTCTCAAAGAACGTCTTGTTCTTCGAGACCTGCTCCTGAAACACGAACTCATCGCCGGTGCGCCTGGCCGGATCGCCGGTACACGACTCCTCCTTGCCGAGGCAGGCGAAGCTGACTCCGGCGCGCTGGAGCAACTCGACTACCGCGCGAGTCGTCTTGATCGCGCCTGGATCGGTAGCGCCCGCACAGCCGACCCAGAACAGGTACTCGAACGGCTTGCCGTCCCTGCAAAGCGGCACGTCGAGCCCCTTCATCCACCCCTCTCGCGTCGAGGTGTCCTGGCCCCACGCATGGCCTGCGCTCGCGACCTGACGCAGCATGACCCCCGCTGATCCGGCCAGCGCGCCCTCTGCGACCAAGTGACGCCGAGCATCGACGATCATCTCGACGTGCGGTATGTGCGCCGGGCAGACCTCCTCGCACGCGTAACACGTCGTGCAGTCCCAAAGCGCCTCTGCGGACACGGCGTCCGCGATCGGCTCACCGTTCACCGCAGCCCTGTGAATGTCCGCAACGACCTGCTTGGGATCCAGTATTTTGCCGACGGCATGAGCTGGACACACCTCCGTACACCGGCCGCAGGACATGCAAGCGTCGATCGAAAGGAGATGCCACTGGGAGTAGTCAGACGCGACCGCCGCGCCAACTTTCCCAGTCGCCTCGACCTGTTCCACCGTTACAGGTTCGAGCCGGCCCGGCGTTTTGTCGCTCATGCGAGCCGTCGCCATCGTCACCGTGACCATGTGCCGCAATCGCATATCGGGCAGGCGGATAAAGAACGCCCAAACCCAGGCCATGTGGAACCACCAGATCGCCACATAGCCAATCGGTTTCAGCGTAGGCATCAGGAAGGAGAGCCCGTACCCCACGACCGAAAAGGCGTCCGCAGGCTGCGGGGCTGTGGCTATGCGAGCGGCTTCCACCAAGAAGCCGGTCACGCCGAGCATCAATAGGATAACAAGCCCCTCCCAGTCTTGCCGCTCGAAGCTGAGCACACTGTTCAACGGTCCGTCCTTGCTCAAGATTTTGAGCCGCCGCGAAATCGCCCAGACGACGCCGACCACGAACGCAAGCCCGAGCAGGTCGAACGTCGTCTCAAAGATCAAGAAGTACAGCCCTTCGTGAAAGTTGGCGACGCCGATAAGAGGTGCGTACGTTGCGATAGCCAACAGCGTCGTCGCGAGAAGCAATGCCAGGAACCCCCAGAACATCAAGAGGTGCATCGGAGCGCCGCTCTTCGGCCTGCTGCCCTGGACCTTCTTCTGCCCGATGACGTGCTTCAGTACGTTCGCGAGCCAGTCCTTGCCGGCTGGCGACTCTGCTCCTTGCTTCCAAAACGAGGACTGGCGCCAGAACCGGTAGACGCAGATCGCCAAGCTGCCGAAAGTCAGAATGTAAAAGAGCGGCTTGACCCACGGCCACGGCATGTGCAGGAATTCGTCGCGAGTCGGCTCCACGAGGGATCAGTGTACGGTACGCCGCGACGGATTGCTACCGCAAGTGCGCGGTCCCAGGCATGCTGGGCTCTAGAGACGCAGCGTGCTCGACGACCGGCGCAACCTTGATGTCGTTCGCCGAAGCGAGCCAGTCGCAGAACCTGGCGTGCTGCTCGACGTCCACCGTTCTCCGGCCAACTCCGAGCCCTTCGAATGAGAACACGGCCCAGCATTCGCGGGTGCGAGCTGCCATGGCGTACTCCGTCATCTCTTCTGCACTCATGCCGTCGCACGGAATGCACCTGATCTGCTGCCGATTGACAGCGCCCGGCTCGTTGAAACCGGCCACGCCCGATCGCGCGACCGAGTAGCTCCGACTGATGGCGGGCGCATAACCTTCGTGACCTGGCACCGGCTGGCCCCACGGGTAGCCAAAGCTGTGCTCGGCTTGCCCAGGAAAAGCCTCTTCGATCAACTCCTTGGCCTCCTGGACCTCCTCTGCAAGCGAGCCGACGAACCACGACGAGATCGAGCCGTCGGTCGCCGCAATCGAATGCAGGCATCCGTTCCCTACCTCGTGCCCTGCGGCGCTCGCCGCCTGCCAGTCGGAAATGGACTCTAGCATCAGCGCCGGCTCGACGTAGAACGTCGCGCGGAGCCCACGACTGCTCAAATGCCGCATCACAACGTCCGTGTGACACGGGAGAGAGCCGTCGTAGCTCAGCGAAATCAAGCCCCTGGAGTCCATGACCACCGTTCCTGTTACAAGTAACAGGGTACGACAGTTCTCTTGAAAACGTGTGGAAAACTTCAGTTACCGCCGACCTTGCGGCTTGAACTCATAGAACCCAGCGATGCCTTGTGAGTCCAGCATCCGCAACGTGCCGTCTTCCTCGATCTGAAATCTCCACTCAGTTTC is a window encoding:
- a CDS encoding (Fe-S)-binding protein, which gives rise to MEPTRDEFLHMPWPWVKPLFYILTFGSLAICVYRFWRQSSFWKQGAESPAGKDWLANVLKHVIGQKKVQGSRPKSGAPMHLLMFWGFLALLLATTLLAIATYAPLIGVANFHEGLYFLIFETTFDLLGLAFVVGVVWAISRRLKILSKDGPLNSVLSFERQDWEGLVILLMLGVTGFLVEAARIATAPQPADAFSVVGYGLSFLMPTLKPIGYVAIWWFHMAWVWAFFIRLPDMRLRHMVTVTMATARMSDKTPGRLEPVTVEQVEATGKVGAAVASDYSQWHLLSIDACMSCGRCTEVCPAHAVGKILDPKQVVADIHRAAVNGEPIADAVSAEALWDCTTCYACEEVCPAHIPHVEMIVDARRHLVAEGALAGSAGVMLRQVASAGHAWGQDTSTREGWMKGLDVPLCRDGKPFEYLFWVGCAGATDPGAIKTTRAVVELLQRAGVSFACLGKEESCTGDPARRTGDEFVFQEQVSKNKTFFEKYAVTKIVTACPHCLNTLRNEYPDFMARVEVFHHSEILAELVERGDLSPVNSPDGQTTLHDPCYLARVNGQVDAPRAIFGDETHFNTDKSAIVHALEKQSDGPRSLVEPEHFGVKTRCCGAGGGRMWMDEGQEKRPSSKRVRELLQTGAEQIAVACPFCRIMLEPEVQQQTDGQVRIVDLAVLLQESNQDS
- a CDS encoding methyltransferase domain-containing protein, encoding MNSSFDALAPLYDRLMSNVPYISWLSYYRLLLAKHELQPQSFLDVCCGTGTLAEKLAADGFAVTGFDVSEPMIREAKRKIAASGFNVDYVVADAASLDLGRKFDAAYSFFDSLNYITEHEQLRRAIKRVAEHLEPGGSFIFDVNTAYAFEKRMFDQEDLRKQTEPKYSWKGAYDPESRLIQIHMKFWDGEDAISVDHVQRAYSDDELRAYLREAGFFDVSVFDSYTLNPARERSDRLHYVATLQSG
- the acpS gene encoding holo-ACP synthase; translated protein: MIRAVGVDIVEIGRIERAMRKPRFVERIFTERERKFLNSPKAVAGRWACKEAVAKCLPKRIRWHEVEVLTGERGEPIVHFAGLEAIVSGGRFHVSISHERSHAVAVAVLEVD